Below is a genomic region from Lepidochelys kempii isolate rLepKem1 chromosome 5, rLepKem1.hap2, whole genome shotgun sequence.
ccccaactaaaacccctccaacacattattaaggatttacaacctatcctgaaggacgacccatcactctcacagatcttgggagacaggccagtccttgcctacagacagccccccaacctgaagcaaatactcaccaggagtTCAAGaagcatagggttcaaggccaaggcatagtttgtgccttggggaagtttttaacctaagctggtaagaataagcttagggggtctttcatgcgggtccccacatctgtatcctggagttcagagtggggagggaaccctgacagccacctggaaagataccctgagaccactgcatgcgtCACCGAGCAGACAGGGAGGGGACTTTCAGATTTCCAAGGAATGTCCAGGGTGGGGCTGACGGCTGGTCACCTGAGGGcggggcagtagagttcaaaccgatggccAGGGAGGtgagagcaggcattgtgggggcacctcccggaggccaggcGCAGCCCTGTGCCCACCAGGGAGTCTCCACTGGCACCGTGGCGCCGTACCCCGGCCCAGGAAGCTCGATGCCGCTCGTCGGGGTGGGTTTTTAGAGCACGGCATCTGTGCAGTTTCTGTGCATGCGGTGGCTTGGCCTTGTGACCCCTCGGGCGTCACAGCGcaaagctgctttactgcccagaaaacttgccagtgtagaatcaaacacattgcgatacaagtacagagccaatattcataacttcagctacaaaaatgatacacccagacagacagcatcatcctaaccagcaaaccagaACCTTCCCCTAGACACCGCacacgacaacctttgtacaatatctgctgcaaatatataacagtggttgcaacaatgctatatacggtcccagttcatgtcaataatgtcacatcCCCAACACAAAATTGATGCAGGAAGGGATGACACCAACGTCACTGACTGCATCCCAAGAGCTCCCCATCCTTGGTTCTGTCTTACTACAGCAAGTACTGGGTTAGAAGCCATATCCGTGTATAACAGAAATGCCATGTTATCAAAGCCATGTTCAAAAACACGATTGAATCTTTTTACAAACTCAAGGTAAAACTTGGTTAGAACAACAGTGGAttggatctgctcttgcagcatggttcctttatgtctcatgtgatcttgccaagagctaaagaacatagctactttatccatacaagctctggcaaatgtttgAAACCCAATTAGCATCAAGTCAATGTAGATATTAATGTTGTTCATAGTACAGGAATCTTGacatttagccatgaaagcaatatggtagtgtgcctcagtttccctcactaACCTGCCCACCCTGTCAGTCCAGCTGACTTGGAGCCCTGGCATCTCCTGATTGGCCATGgtgactgtcagtctcagggtcctgactCCTCTTCAGTCCTTCCTCGTTCTCGTGGTATTGGgagaaaagcaaccaaaaaaacccactaagtTTTATCAAGCTCCCTTGCATTCCCCCTTGCTAAAATCCTGCCATTGCCAGAGTGCTCACACCTGCACAGCCAGGTCCTATATTTACAACAAACATGTACACACATCATAGTATATATagaaaactagggctgtcaaggaATAAAAAATGTAATCGCGATAAAAAacattaatcgcaattaatcatactgttaataATAccataccatttatttaaatatttttggatgttttctacatgttcaaatatattgatttcaattacaacacagaatacaaagtgtacagtgctcacttcgtatttatttttgattataaatatttgcactatacaaaacaaaagaaatagtatttttcaattcacctaatacaagtactgtggggcaatctctttatcatgaaagttgaacttacaaatgtagaattatgtacaaaaaaaactgtattcaaaataaaacaatgtaaaactttagagcctacaagtccactcagtcctacttcagccaatcgctcagacaaacaagtttggttacaattcgcaggagataatgctgcccacttcttatttgcaatgtcacctgaaaatgagaataggctttttcatggcactgttgtagctggcatcacaagatatttacgtgccagatatttacgtgccagatgcggtaaagattcatatgtcccttcatgcttcaaccaccattccaggggacatgtatCCAtcctgatgacaggttctgctcgataacaatccaaagcagggcggacagacacatgttcattttcatcatctgagtcagatgccatcagcaggaggttaattttcttttttggtggttcgggttctgtagtttccacatcagagtgttgctcttttaagacttctgaaagcatgctccacacctcattcctctcagagTTTGGAAGACgcctcagattcttaaaccttgggtcgagtgctgtagctatttttagaaatctcatattggtaccacctttgcgttttgtcaaatctgctgtgaaagtgttcttaaaatgaacatatgctgggtcatcaactgagactgctagaacatgaaatatatggagagtgcgggtaaaacacagatcaggagacacacaattctcccccaaggaggtcagtcataaatttaattaatgcattatttttttaacacgcatcatcagcatggcagcatgtcctctggaatggtggctgaagcatgaaggggcatactaATGTTTAGCAGATCTAGCACAtgaataccttgcaacgccagctacaaaagtgccatgtgagcGGCTGTtcacactttcaggtgacattgtaaataagaagcaggcaccactatctcccataaatgtgaacaaacttgtttgtcttagcgattggctgaacaagaagtaggactgagtggacttgtaggctctaaagttttacgtggttttgtttttgagtgccattatgtataaaaaaaatctacatttgtaagttacactttcacgataaagagattgcactacagtacttgtatgaggtgaattgaaaaatactatttcttttgtttttacagtgcaaatatttgtaataaaaataataatataaagtgagcactatacactttgtattctgtgttgcaatagaaatcaatatatttgaaaatgtagaaaaaaatccacaaatatttaatatatttcacttggtattctattgtttaacagttaatcacgattaattttttaatcgcgattaaatttttttgttatgagtcaactgcgattaatcgacagcgcTGTAGAAATCGTTAATAACTAACAAACCAATTTCTAACACATTTTACATTCTATTTTCACTTGCTTGTACTATTCATTAAAACAGCACATGAAACCAGTAACAATCAGATCTAAGTGTAATGAGCAGTTGTGACAAATTGGGGTTTTATTCACCTTGTTATGTTGCATGTGAGTCCCATACTAATACggtgtgtacctcagtttccctttgtaCTGCACCAATGCTTAGGTGATGGGAATTTGGTGTGTGACTTTCGCTGTGGCCTTtgggcagatgtggttgcccaGCTCTACACGTAGGCGATggcctttgtaacctgagacccTGGAGGGGGATGCGACCAGGTGACTCTTTGCCCAGGAAGTGAGACAAAAGGCCAGGAGGAGGAGCAATGGGCGGGTCAGAGGTCGGGTCACTGGAAGCTGGGGAGTCAGGATTTTTGGGGACTAGATATGGGGGAGTCCAGGGCGTCTGACCCAGGAttcccaagatggacttggctgaaagtcactgatttctgtgctaacaagctctgttttagaccgtgttcctgtcgactaataaaccttctgttttactggctggctgagagtcacgtctgactgcggagttggggggcaggaccctctggcttccccaggaccccacctgggcggactcgctgggggaagcacacagaggggcagaggatgctgaatgctccgaggtcagacccaggaaggtggaagctgtgtgagctgtgtgtcctgcagacaggctgctcacaggaaggcaactgccccagagtcctgcctggcttcgtagggagcagttccagagcatctcccagggactctgtgacaactggtgcCAGAGGTGGGATAAACTGCACGCCGGGGACAGAgcatcctgcagtaagtgactggggagcagtaaaacaaagggggattaACGAGGACCAGGCTCAGAGAGGTGAGGTTCCAGGAGGCGAAGGGGCCTACGACTTGACCCCTGAGAGGGAGTGGACCtccgagaagggctgtcacactgaaagGGTCCCCCCAAGcgccgtggggagctgagagagcACAGGCCTATGAGTCCGTGACCACTTGGGAACGGCGTGGAGATGGCCTATAACCATCCCTTAGAAGGACGTTGTGGagctgtgcagggagagaggactgcacattggaaagttcaccaaggaGCAGCTGATTGCTCGGTTGGAGGAGAATGATCGCTCTAAGGAGCCGGTTCCTGACAAAGCTGAGGTcctgagagaggctgggagcagccccaggggctgccccaggCCTCAACCCAACTGAGGCCACGGGAGGGGCTGAAAGCAGCCAGGCGATCATGGGACCCACCTATCCAACCAGCAGGAGATCTTCACAGCCAAGTTCCCCGTCGGTGGAGCTGAGATGGTTGGAAGTGGAGCTGAAACTGGAAGAGCTGGAGGACTGTGAGAAGTAACGGCAGGACCGTGAGAGAGAGTGAAAGCACGAGGAAGAGCAGAGACGGCATGAACTGGCGACGGCAGAGCTGAGAGGCAGAGAGATCCCTGCTGGGGTGAGTGGGGATGGGCCAAGGGTGGCTAAGCCCGCAGGGAACTCCGATATCAAAGTGGTGTCTCAGTTTAAGGAAGGGGTTGATGTAGACACCTTCCTCACTGCTTTTGAGAAGGCATGCAATGCGCACCAGGTTGACCCTACAGACAGGCTCCAGCATCTCACCCCCTTACTGTGTCCCAAGGCCATAGGGATGTTCAGCCAGATGGATGGGGTGGAACctggggactatgaactgttcaaaaaaGCCCTGCTGCGCAAGTTTGAATTGACCCCCGAGGTATACAGGAAAAGTTTCCAGGGTGTGCAGAAGACCCCGGGGATGACCTACCTGCAGATGGCCACCTTGATGGGTGACCGCCCTTCTgtggtggttaagcactggaacaagttaccttGGGAAGCTGTGGAatttctgtcattggaggtttttagaaCAGTTCAGACAGAcacgtgtcagggatggtctcgataatatttagtcctgcctcagtgcagcgattggactagatgatctatcaaggtccctttcatttctacatttctatgattctatgatacagacAAACCAAcaggagagtacaaggaaacGATGAGACCATTTCAGTCAGCATGATGGGCAGTTGAGAGGGGGGATTGAATtgctgagaaagagagagatggggaaataTATTCGCAACCCAGCATGCTCCACCGATGCCGTATGACCCCTCTACATTAAGTAGTTCCCCATCACTCTCCTTGTCCCAGGTCACTATGCAGTTTTAAGTAGCCTGCTGCAGATGGTGAACTAAGAACtattttcaaataataataacacAGAATGGCACAATATTTTTCCGTTGGAACAAAGTTTATTTGGTACCTAGAGTCCAGAACTCACGAAGGGCTGAAACTTTCTAAGAGAAATGAACCTTTGAGCTGGGAGCACTGAGAGTGGATAGCCCTGTGCGAACGTAAAGGCCATTTAGAAGGGGAGCACCATTTCCTTGGGACTTCAGTAAGGTTGGTGCAATCTCTACCATAGACTGATGGAGAGTGAGGAAAGGAGTGAACCCAGGGCAATAAAGCTGCCAGGAGTGTCTCAGAAAGGCCCCAGCTAATGGGAGAGATTTCGGAACCATCCAGGGAAGTCAGAGAGGGGCAGGTGGGCGTCACGACTGAAAAAGCCAAGAGAGATAAAAACACAAGAGACTCATTTGCCTCCCGCGCTAGAGTATTGCTGAGAAATGAACTAAACTGCAGCGTTGGGGGCGAGGCAGCGATTCTGGGGGGGTAACCAGAGAGCGAGGGGGAGATGGAGACAGAGACGGGCGACTCTGCTGGGCGAGACGCTCGAGAGAGGCCAGAACAATTCAAGACCGGGTGGGCACAGGAACCGCGGAGCTGGAGAGCGTGTTCACTGTGCTGCTGGGGTTGGAGTTGGAGCATCGCAGGGTGGAGAGTGCTGCTGAAGGATTTTCCCCCGCTCTACATTTCGTTTCCGGGTGAAAACGTTTGTGCCGAccctgcagggaagcacagagcTGGTGTTACTGGCCTAGCATGGGCCTGCACTGGGGGCTGCCCAATACAAGGAGAGGCAGGAGCACCAAGCTCCCCTGGGGATGCTCCCCCCTCACAGGATGCCCACACTCCCGCTGGGTTGCTCACCCATTAGCAAGTTCTTGAAGAAGAGCGATGGGAGGACATGGCCCTGCCCCGGCCTGACCCACCAGGGGATCACACACAGCCCTGGGGTGTGACAGGGCCCAGGGAACTCAGCACATTTGGGGAATAAACCTTCATTCATGTTCAcaccacctccttctcctccagccagGTACAGGGGATGGATTTGTGATTTTGGGCtgagagccctgccctgcccttggccATCTCATCCCGCACAGCCCCAGAGCCGGGCTCGGGATCCCAGCCCTTGGCACAGCGCCGAGCAGAGACGGGGCCAGGCCCTgcagtcccagctctgcaggctgcaCCTTCGCTCCTGGGCAGTCTGTGCCCCGTCACCCACCTGGTCGCTCTCCAGCCATCTCCAGGGGATCCAACCTCCTCACGCAGCAGCCACATGGTCTTCAGAGTTTCCTTCCCTTTATCATCCACGAAGCACTGGCCCACGAAGACGGTTGTCGAGTCTGCGAGGGAGCCGGAgaggagacagagggagagacGGTGCCACGTGCTCGGTGTCCCCCAGAGACACCGAGCCCAGAGcccagggtggagggagggggtgcgCTCTGTGGCGATGACACGACTCCCGGGCCACAGGCATACAAAGAGCCCATCTCTCCCCGATGACGCACTTTCCCAGGCACCGGCCCAGACGGCGGAGCAGTGCAATGACTCCATTTTCAGGGGCGGCTCCATGAGCCGGGTCAGGGCCAGGAAGGGGAGAGGCCTGCAGGCTGGGGGACACTTGGACTCCGCCTCCCAGGCCCCACATGCCGAGGCCATCTCCAAAGTCTGCTGGCTTCCTCCTCACCATCACCATCTCCACCTCCTCACCATCTCCTTCAGGCCCTGGTTCTACCCCTCAGCCTCTGGCCTCCCCAACCCTCGGCAGGCCATACAAAGTGCAGCTGATATCTTCCTCCCGGTCATTTGATCACGCCATTGTCCTCCCTGTGATCAGCTGCAACCTGGCCTCCCAGgtaacccagccctggggacctCCCCCAGGTATCCCAGTGTCCAGCCTGCCATGGCTGGTCGAGCCAGAGGGAGCTTTTGGAAACAGACTCCGTCTTGACGTAAAGATTCCAAGTCATGGAGGATCCACCATGTGCCCAGCTCAGTTGTCCCATTGGCTAATCACCTGCACCGGTAAAAAGTTCCACTTCATTTCTAATTTGGATACGTCTGGTTTCAGATTCCAGACACCTTTGTCTGCCAGATTAAAGCATCATCGGCTGTCAGGAAGCTCTCCCCATGCAGGTTCTTGCAGGGTTTAGCTTCACTGCGATAGCTGAAGTTAGTCCCCTGCGTTACAGCACTAACCTAGCTGCAGTGAGAGCGGCCACACCGGAGTTACACGGAGCCACTGGGTGAGCAGAATGATTGAATTAGCTGCTGATGAGTTGTTGTAACTGGAGCTGTTTCACCCCCCGTCCCCCTGCATTACTAGCTAGAGCCTCAGCATCACTCAGGCTTCaacccaccccacacaccccatgGACCAGCTATCTGGAATTTAGGTAAGCTAGACACGTGTGTGGCCAGGAGTCGAGTTTGGGGTGACTCTCAAAGTGTAACTTGAGCTAACTGCTGTGCACACCCATAGGCCATGATCAGACACCTCCGTAACCTTCTCTTGtatcagctaaatagattgagctgcgTCAGTCTCTCCCCAGGCGGCCAGTTTCCCAGAGCTCGAACCATCCTGGTAGCTGTTTTCTGACCCCTTTCCAAGACTGTAATATCCCTTTGAAATGCGGACagcagaaatggacacagtagcCAGTAATGGGCTTGCTGGTGCCATATACAATTCATTATTGAACACAATTACTGCACTGAGTCACATATTTCCCACAACCATTTCTGGCACGCGAACAAACCAAAATAATCCTCCAAGTGCCCCCGGCACCCCCCATTCATGCTGACagtaactcccccccaccccagccccgaaGCAGCGTGTGGTACGTACTTGAGAACTTCTCCCAGTTCACAGTGAAGCCGAAGGTCGGCTGGCCCCTCTGTTTCGCGTCATGCTGGGCTCCCTTCAGGGGCGACCTGCGGATACAGTTGC
It encodes:
- the LOC140911991 gene encoding avidin-like; this encodes MGKIGFSLLLALALVTVGTSSERKCDLSGLWRNELRSLMEIHEVNDAGEFSGDYLTAVTATSNCIRRSPLKGAQHDAKQRGQPTFGFTVNWEKFSNSTTVFVGQCFVDDKGKETLKTMWLLREEVGSPGDGWRATRVGTNVFTRKRNVERGKILQQHSPPCDAPTPTPAAQ